The following proteins come from a genomic window of Cervus canadensis isolate Bull #8, Minnesota chromosome 3, ASM1932006v1, whole genome shotgun sequence:
- the LOC122437747 gene encoding eukaryotic translation initiation factor 1, with protein MSAIQNLHSFDPFADASKGDDLLPAGTEDYIHIRIQQRNGRKTLTTVQGIADDYDKKKLVKAFKKKFACNGTVIEHPEYGEVIQLQGDQRKNICQFLVEIGLAKDDQLKVHGF; from the coding sequence ATGTCCGCTATCCAGAACCTCCACTCTTTCGACCCCTTTGCTGATGCAAGTAAGGGTGATGATCTGCTTCCTGCTGGCACTGAGGATTATATCCATATAAGAATTCAACAGAGAAACGGCAGGAAGACCCTTACTACTGTCCAAGGGATCGCTGATGATTACGATAAAAAGAAACTAGTGAAGGCGTTTAAGAagaaatttgcctgcaatggtACTGTAATTGAGCATCCAGAATATGGAGAAGTAATTCAGCTACAGGGTGACCAGCGCAAGAACATATGCCAGTTCCTGGTAGAGATTGGACTGGCTAAGGACGACCAGCTGAAGGTTCATGGGTTTTAA